Proteins co-encoded in one Halorussus vallis genomic window:
- a CDS encoding RNA-guided endonuclease InsQ/TnpB family protein: protein MADTEYFRRTAVTGLSVAPDEATRLGELVDEWRRGCQLAVNEAWGVCHTRSEVQQLAYDELRERTALGSQHVVLATHRAAEAIKRARARGGSKPEFTSPAVTFDTRTMTVFDDRSISLTTTGDRVRCDLDLPADGGYQSQYLDDERWEPAKSTLHYRDGEFDIHLGFRTPRPNVEPPTEGATVLGVDLGIGNLAVTSTARFFPATELNYRREEFESVRASLEATGTRSARRTLRQAGDRTDRFVRQRLHEVANGIVAEAEQYGCEIIAFGELSEVCELDPAVGGFDEWLFGRLLSFVEYRAAERGILVAEVNPEYTSQRCMECGFTHPQNRNLEAGEFECLKCGASANDDYNAAKNIAFRCVRRGPLSSRGLGAAACALQSGVVTPEDGFVPYEELERAPRSE from the coding sequence GTGGCCGACACCGAATATTTCAGACGGACGGCGGTTACCGGACTCTCGGTCGCGCCGGACGAGGCAACGCGGTTGGGCGAGTTGGTCGATGAGTGGCGACGCGGGTGCCAACTCGCGGTCAACGAGGCCTGGGGCGTCTGCCACACCCGGAGCGAAGTCCAGCAACTCGCGTACGACGAACTCCGCGAGCGCACCGCGCTCGGGAGCCAGCACGTCGTACTGGCGACCCACCGCGCCGCGGAAGCCATCAAGCGCGCTCGGGCCCGCGGTGGGTCCAAACCGGAGTTCACTAGTCCGGCCGTCACCTTCGACACCCGGACGATGACCGTCTTCGACGACCGCTCGATCAGCCTCACGACCACCGGCGACCGAGTCCGTTGCGACCTCGACCTGCCGGCCGACGGCGGCTACCAGTCGCAGTACCTCGACGACGAGCGCTGGGAACCAGCCAAGAGCACGCTCCACTACCGCGACGGCGAGTTCGACATCCACCTCGGGTTCCGGACGCCCAGGCCGAACGTCGAACCGCCCACCGAGGGCGCGACGGTGCTGGGCGTCGACCTCGGCATCGGGAACCTCGCGGTCACCAGCACCGCGCGGTTCTTCCCGGCGACCGAACTCAACTACCGGCGCGAGGAGTTCGAGTCGGTTCGGGCCTCGCTGGAGGCGACGGGTACCCGGAGCGCCAGGCGAACCCTCCGGCAGGCCGGCGACCGGACCGACCGATTCGTCCGCCAGCGCCTCCACGAGGTCGCAAACGGCATCGTCGCCGAAGCCGAGCAGTACGGCTGTGAGATAATCGCCTTCGGCGAACTGAGCGAAGTGTGCGAACTCGACCCTGCAGTCGGCGGGTTCGACGAGTGGCTGTTCGGGCGCCTGCTCTCGTTCGTGGAGTACCGGGCGGCCGAACGGGGCATCCTCGTCGCCGAGGTCAACCCCGAGTACACCAGCCAGCGGTGCATGGAATGCGGGTTCACCCACCCGCAGAACCGGAACCTCGAAGCCGGGGAGTTCGAGTGCCTGAAGTGCGGGGCGTCGGCGAACGACGACTACAACGCCGCGAAGAACATCGCGTTCCGGTGCGTCCGCCGCGGCCCGCTCTCCTCTCGGGGCCTCGGCGCGGCCGCCTGCGCGCTTCAGTCGGGCGTCGTCACGCCCGAAGACGGCTTCGTCCCCTACGAGGAACTCGAACGAGCGCCGCGGTCGGAGTGA
- a CDS encoding CBS domain-containing protein, translating into MRNFTVGRAFGIPIKLDLTFLLILPVFAWIIGSQVDFWVNNLNSLWGADLDAAALTAGQTEWILGAIAALGLFAGVVLHELGHSLVAMRYGFPIDSITLWIFGGIAQLNDQPEDWRQELTIAIAGPAVSIALGVLSYLALAVVPTGLSTVRFVFGYLALMNLVLAAFNLLPGFPMDGGRVLRALLARTRPFADATRTAAEVGKLFAVLLGLFGLLQFNIVLIGIAFFIYVGATSEAQQTVMNTAFRDVRVRDIMTPADDLNVVSSDTSIADLLQTMFRQRHTGYPVMDDGRLVGMITLEDAREVPEVERDAYRVEDVMTTDLKTIPAADDAMSAFEALQRHGIGRLLVIDADGELAGIISRTDLMTAFDIIQKSGRAESVTPAEQPSR; encoded by the coding sequence ATGAGGAATTTCACCGTCGGGAGGGCGTTCGGCATCCCCATCAAACTCGACCTGACGTTCCTGCTGATTCTCCCGGTGTTCGCCTGGATCATCGGTTCGCAGGTCGACTTCTGGGTGAACAACCTCAACAGCCTCTGGGGCGCCGACCTCGACGCCGCCGCGCTGACGGCGGGCCAGACCGAGTGGATACTCGGTGCCATCGCGGCCCTCGGTCTGTTCGCTGGGGTCGTGCTCCACGAACTCGGCCACTCGCTGGTCGCGATGCGGTACGGCTTTCCCATCGACTCCATCACGCTCTGGATATTCGGCGGCATCGCGCAGCTCAACGACCAGCCGGAGGACTGGCGACAGGAACTCACCATCGCCATCGCGGGACCGGCGGTCAGCATCGCACTGGGAGTACTCTCGTACCTCGCGCTGGCCGTCGTTCCGACCGGCCTGTCGACGGTCCGGTTCGTGTTCGGCTACCTCGCGCTGATGAACCTCGTCCTGGCGGCGTTCAACCTGCTGCCGGGCTTCCCGATGGACGGCGGGCGCGTGCTCCGGGCGTTGCTGGCGCGCACCCGGCCGTTCGCCGACGCGACCCGGACCGCCGCCGAGGTTGGGAAGCTATTCGCGGTGCTGCTGGGGCTGTTCGGCCTGCTCCAGTTCAACATCGTCCTTATCGGCATCGCCTTCTTCATCTACGTCGGCGCGACCAGCGAGGCCCAGCAGACGGTGATGAACACCGCGTTCCGCGACGTCCGCGTCCGGGACATCATGACGCCGGCCGACGACCTGAACGTGGTTTCCTCGGACACTTCCATCGCCGACCTGCTGCAGACGATGTTCCGCCAGCGCCACACCGGCTACCCCGTGATGGACGACGGTCGTCTCGTCGGCATGATAACCCTCGAAGACGCCCGCGAAGTGCCGGAGGTCGAACGCGACGCCTACCGGGTCGAGGACGTGATGACCACCGACCTGAAGACGATTCCCGCGGCCGACGACGCGATGTCGGCGTTCGAGGCGCTCCAGCGCCACGGCATCGGCCGCCTGCTGGTCATCGACGCCGACGGCGAACTCGCGGGGATCATCTCCCGAACCGACCTGATGACCGCCTTCGACATCATCCAGAAGAGCGGACGCGCGGAGAGCGTCACGCCCGCCGAACAGCCCTCTCGCTGA
- the eif1A gene encoding translation initiation factor eIF-1A, whose amino-acid sequence MSEETGRRNLRMPNSDEMFAVVTEHNGGNHVRVRCEDGKNRMGRIPGRMKYRTWINEGDVVVVEPWSWQDEKANIEWRYTDQDADQLRREGHIN is encoded by the coding sequence GTGAGTGAAGAAACCGGGCGTCGAAACCTTCGAATGCCCAACAGCGACGAGATGTTCGCCGTGGTGACCGAGCACAACGGCGGGAACCACGTGCGCGTCCGATGCGAGGACGGCAAGAACCGAATGGGCCGGATTCCCGGCCGGATGAAATACCGCACCTGGATCAACGAGGGCGACGTCGTCGTCGTCGAGCCGTGGTCCTGGCAGGACGAGAAGGCCAACATCGAGTGGCGCTACACCGACCAGGACGCCGACCAGCTGCGGCGCGAAGGCCACATCAACTAG
- a CDS encoding helix-turn-helix domain-containing protein has protein sequence MQQQLDRRPTESNSTTAQIPAALDSSRSKLVYLYLATAEAKTVEEVREALDIELISLYPVLNTLRSEGLVEKDGTRYVCPSA, from the coding sequence ATGCAACAGCAACTCGACCGCAGACCGACCGAATCGAACAGTACGACCGCGCAGATTCCGGCCGCCCTCGACTCGTCGCGGAGCAAACTCGTTTACCTGTACCTCGCGACGGCCGAAGCGAAGACGGTCGAAGAGGTGCGCGAGGCGCTCGACATCGAACTCATCAGCCTCTATCCGGTGCTGAACACCTTGCGGAGCGAAGGCCTCGTCGAGAAGGACGGGACGCGCTACGTCTGTCCGTCCGCGTGA
- a CDS encoding beta-ketoacyl-ACP reductase: MTARTCVITGASRGIGAAVATALGRTGANVVVNYRSSEGDAYDVVDDVESAGGTAMPVQADVTDADAVGAMAEQVRDAFGPADVLVNNAGITEDRVFKNMDREAWNRVLDVNLGGTFNCTKAFYDDIESADEGRLVNVSSVVGEEGNYGQANYAASKSGLFGFTRTLAQEFAASGTTANCVAPGFTETDMLAEVDETIQDQIREDIPLDRFATVEDVAGAVQFLASADSSYVTGQVLGVNGGMAF, encoded by the coding sequence ATGACAGCCCGAACCTGCGTGATAACTGGAGCATCGAGGGGAATCGGCGCGGCCGTCGCGACGGCGCTCGGCCGGACCGGAGCGAACGTCGTCGTGAACTACCGGTCGTCCGAAGGGGACGCCTACGACGTAGTCGACGACGTCGAATCCGCCGGAGGGACGGCGATGCCCGTCCAGGCCGACGTGACCGACGCCGACGCGGTCGGCGCGATGGCCGAGCAGGTCCGCGACGCGTTCGGCCCCGCGGACGTCCTCGTCAACAACGCCGGCATCACCGAAGACCGCGTGTTCAAGAACATGGATCGCGAGGCGTGGAACCGCGTGCTCGACGTGAACCTCGGCGGGACGTTCAACTGCACGAAGGCGTTCTACGACGACATCGAGTCGGCCGACGAGGGACGACTCGTCAACGTCTCGAGCGTCGTCGGCGAGGAGGGGAACTACGGACAGGCCAACTACGCCGCCTCGAAGAGCGGCCTGTTCGGGTTCACGCGGACGCTCGCTCAGGAGTTCGCCGCCTCGGGGACGACGGCCAACTGCGTCGCGCCCGGGTTCACCGAGACCGACATGCTCGCCGAGGTCGACGAAACCATCCAGGACCAGATTCGGGAGGACATTCCCCTCGACCGGTTCGCCACCGTCGAGGACGTCGCCGGCGCCGTCCAGTTCCTCGCGAGTGCGGACTCGTCGTACGTCACCGGGCAGGTACTCGGCGTCAACGGCGGAATGGCGTTCTAA
- a CDS encoding HalOD1 output domain-containing protein: MNDERTHDQSNRDETGGESTDCEAAGRANDETYTAEFDLRNRSAAQEVVSAVAEVKGVETDDLELIHEVVRPECLDRLFRPRPDGTPRRGGRVAFEYADCDIVVESGGVIRIRPRD; the protein is encoded by the coding sequence ATGAACGACGAACGCACTCACGACCAGTCGAACCGAGACGAAACGGGCGGAGAATCGACCGACTGCGAGGCGGCCGGTCGAGCGAACGACGAGACGTACACCGCGGAGTTCGACCTCCGGAACCGGTCGGCGGCCCAGGAGGTCGTCAGCGCCGTCGCCGAGGTGAAAGGCGTCGAGACGGACGACCTCGAACTGATACACGAGGTCGTCCGTCCGGAGTGTCTGGACCGACTGTTCCGGCCGCGACCCGACGGGACGCCCCGACGCGGCGGGCGCGTCGCCTTCGAGTACGCCGACTGCGACATCGTCGTCGAGAGCGGCGGCGTGATTCGGATTCGGCCCCGCGACTGA
- a CDS encoding Glu/Leu/Phe/Val family dehydrogenase produces the protein MTGELPDAGAEPETADSTLRTARRQFERAADRLDLDEAVRERLARPTGVHRVTVPLERDDGTTETVVGYRVRHDGVRGPYKGGLRYHPDVTEAECVGLSMWMTWKCALVDLPFGGAKGGLRVDPGRLSAAERDRLTRNFADAIGEFVGPETDVPAPDLGTDAKTMARFADAYAGRAPRPAKGVVTGKPPAVGGLESRTEAPGWSVALVARETLRHYDEAVDGATVAVQGFGSVGANAARILDDWGADVVAVSDVHGGVYDPTGLDTREVPSHAERPGAVTDHDAASVSNEALLEMDVDVLVPAAVENVLTADNADEVEASLVVEGANGPTTPEADDVLAEREIPVVPDVLANAGGVTASYYEWLAAVNGRDRPSEWTGERVDARVVSAWTDVRDRVEAGGGRWRDAAFAVAVSRVAAAHEATSRR, from the coding sequence ATGACGGGTGAGCTCCCGGACGCCGGAGCCGAGCCCGAAACCGCCGACTCGACGCTCCGCACCGCGCGCCGGCAGTTCGAGCGCGCGGCCGACCGACTCGACCTCGACGAGGCGGTGCGCGAGCGCCTGGCCCGGCCGACGGGCGTCCACCGGGTCACGGTACCCCTTGAGCGCGACGACGGGACGACCGAGACGGTGGTCGGCTACCGCGTCCGCCACGACGGCGTGCGCGGCCCGTACAAGGGCGGCCTGCGCTACCACCCGGACGTGACGGAAGCCGAGTGCGTGGGCCTGTCGATGTGGATGACTTGGAAGTGCGCGCTGGTCGACCTGCCGTTCGGCGGGGCGAAGGGCGGTCTGCGAGTCGACCCGGGGCGGCTGAGCGCGGCCGAGCGCGACCGGCTCACCCGGAACTTCGCCGACGCAATCGGCGAGTTCGTCGGCCCGGAAACCGACGTCCCGGCGCCCGACCTCGGCACCGACGCCAAGACGATGGCGCGGTTCGCCGACGCCTACGCCGGCCGAGCGCCGCGGCCGGCCAAGGGCGTGGTGACGGGCAAGCCGCCGGCCGTCGGTGGCCTCGAATCGCGGACCGAAGCGCCAGGCTGGAGCGTCGCGCTCGTCGCGCGCGAGACGCTCCGGCACTACGACGAGGCGGTCGACGGAGCGACCGTCGCGGTCCAGGGGTTCGGGAGCGTGGGCGCGAACGCCGCCCGCATCCTCGACGACTGGGGCGCGGACGTGGTCGCGGTATCGGACGTTCACGGCGGCGTCTACGACCCGACGGGCCTCGACACGCGCGAGGTTCCGTCCCACGCAGAGCGACCCGGGGCCGTGACCGACCACGACGCCGCGTCCGTCTCGAACGAGGCGCTACTGGAGATGGACGTCGACGTCCTCGTCCCCGCGGCGGTCGAGAACGTGCTGACCGCCGACAACGCCGACGAGGTCGAGGCGTCGCTGGTCGTCGAGGGCGCGAACGGACCGACGACGCCCGAGGCCGACGACGTCCTCGCCGAGCGCGAGATTCCGGTCGTCCCGGACGTGCTCGCGAACGCCGGCGGGGTCACCGCCTCCTACTACGAGTGGCTGGCCGCCGTCAACGGACGCGACCGGCCGAGCGAGTGGACCGGCGAGCGCGTCGACGCCCGCGTCGTCTCCGCGTGGACCGACGTGCGCGACCGCGTGGAGGCCGGCGGCGGGCGGTGGCGCGACGCCGCCTTCGCGGTCGCCGTATCGCGCGTCGCGGCGGCCCACGAGGCGACGTCCCGACGATAG
- a CDS encoding PadR family transcriptional regulator: MGGNDTGRDEQANEDPPDSEPLTGLTGFERNLLFAITRLDGTNPHGVAIKEELERHYDEEINRGRLYMNLRRLEEDGHVESVPLDGRTNVYRVTDRTRELLAAHREWERECLAAGRGDGDASGGGEGGEDEDGEDERGDDDG; the protein is encoded by the coding sequence ATGGGAGGAAACGACACGGGGAGAGACGAACAGGCGAACGAAGACCCGCCCGACTCCGAACCGCTGACGGGGTTGACGGGGTTCGAGCGGAACCTGCTGTTCGCGATCACGCGACTCGACGGGACGAACCCCCACGGCGTCGCGATAAAGGAGGAACTCGAACGTCACTACGACGAGGAGATAAATCGGGGTCGGCTGTACATGAACCTCCGCAGACTCGAGGAGGACGGACACGTCGAGTCGGTCCCGCTGGACGGTCGCACCAACGTCTACCGGGTGACCGACCGGACCCGCGAACTGCTGGCCGCCCACCGCGAGTGGGAGCGCGAGTGCCTGGCAGCCGGCAGGGGTGACGGGGACGCAAGCGGCGGAGGCGAAGGCGGCGAAGACGAAGACGGTGAAGACGAACGCGGTGACGATGACGGGTGA
- a CDS encoding cation:proton antiporter has product MALPTIVELGVVLTALAVAGGLAVRLGQSVIPAYILAGIVVGPSAPVEVAGVPLAVISREGFVEAFADLGLVALLFFLGVHVSFERLVENYRRLLASGLLDFVVNVAIGVGLGVLFGFGPLGTLFVAGIVYISSSAVVTKSLVERGWIADAESEVILGVLVFEDVAIAVYLTVVSAVALHGGTLLDAALRAGTGLGFLGVVAVVGWVGSARIERLLRTPSDELFLLRVLGVATLVAGTARFTSVSVGVTAFVVGAVVGRTDTTDRIERTLVPVRDLFSAVFFFAIGLSTRVAALADLAGLLAVAVVATTAGKLLTGSLAGRLYDLGPRRSFRVGVGTVARGEFSLVLATLAAGLAAAGPARLVPEFGVGYVLATSVLGTLSMRHEDRLADLLGLEFETTGSEGEP; this is encoded by the coding sequence TAGTCGTCGGCCCGAGCGCGCCGGTCGAGGTCGCCGGAGTCCCGCTCGCGGTGATCTCCCGCGAGGGGTTCGTCGAGGCGTTCGCCGACCTCGGACTGGTCGCGCTGCTGTTCTTCCTGGGCGTCCACGTCAGCTTCGAGCGCCTGGTCGAGAACTACCGGCGACTGCTGGCGAGCGGTTTGCTCGACTTCGTCGTCAACGTCGCGATCGGCGTCGGACTCGGCGTCCTGTTCGGGTTCGGACCGCTGGGGACGCTGTTCGTCGCCGGCATCGTCTACATCTCCTCCAGCGCGGTCGTCACCAAGTCGCTGGTCGAGCGCGGCTGGATCGCCGACGCCGAGAGCGAGGTCATCCTTGGCGTCCTCGTCTTCGAGGACGTCGCCATCGCGGTGTACCTCACGGTCGTCTCGGCGGTCGCGCTCCACGGAGGCACCCTGCTGGACGCGGCGCTCCGCGCCGGGACCGGCCTGGGCTTTCTGGGCGTGGTCGCGGTCGTCGGCTGGGTCGGCAGCGCCCGCATCGAACGCCTGCTCCGGACGCCCTCGGACGAACTGTTCCTCCTGCGGGTGCTCGGCGTCGCCACGCTGGTCGCGGGCACCGCGCGGTTCACGAGCGTGAGCGTGGGCGTCACCGCCTTCGTCGTCGGCGCCGTCGTCGGTCGGACCGACACGACCGACCGTATCGAGCGCACCCTGGTCCCGGTCCGGGACCTCTTCTCGGCCGTCTTCTTCTTCGCCATCGGGCTCTCGACCCGGGTGGCGGCGCTGGCCGACCTCGCCGGCCTCCTCGCGGTCGCGGTCGTCGCCACCACCGCCGGGAAACTGCTGACGGGCTCGCTCGCCGGTCGACTCTACGACTTGGGGCCGCGGCGGTCGTTCCGGGTCGGCGTGGGGACGGTCGCCCGCGGGGAGTTCTCGCTGGTGCTGGCGACGCTGGCCGCGGGGCTGGCGGCCGCCGGACCGGCGCGACTCGTGCCCGAGTTCGGCGTCGGCTACGTGCTGGCGACGAGCGTCCTCGGCACGCTGTCGATGCGCCACGAGGACCGCCTGGCGGACCTGCTCGGACTGGAGTTCGAGACGACCGGTTCGGAGGGAGAGCCGTGA